One Polynucleobacter necessarius genomic window, AATATTATTGAGCACCAAAATACGAGCACTATTCTGCAGCTTTAATGTGGCAATTGCCGAATTGGGATTGGCTATTTCCAAATCCGCGGCAGGCTGCCATGCTTGACCAGCATTTTGTGTCTCACCCATCGGAATCTGCTTGGGCATGCCAGCACTACGTGTTTGGCGAAAATAAGCTGTTGCATCCTGAGGCCCATTGACAAAAACAGCTGGTTGAATGGCTCCTCGACCAGAACTCATACGGCGCTTATCCATCACCTGCGCACCTTCGATCCACAGAAACTCTCCAAAACGGCCAATCCATTCATGATAGGCCGGCAATCCTAAGCGGCCATCCACAAATGTCAGTGCGGGTGACTTCACTAGCGTACTGAGATTGATCAGGGGTGACGTTATTAACCGCTTCGGCCTGCCCCACGTTAAACCATCGTCATCTGAAATGATGGTCGAAATTGAGCTACCCGCCCAACCACCAATCGATACCGTCACAAAGAATAATTGCAAACGACCATCAGCCATCCGCGCTGGCACAGGATTGCCCAATTTAGCGATGTAACGTGACAAACCATTTTCTGCTGATACACGATCAATCACCACCGTTGGCGCTGCCCAAGCATTCGACTTTGTGTCATAAACGGCTGTATTAATCACGACATCTGCAGCGCCCTCCCTGCTTCCAGCAAACCAAAATGCCCGCACATTACCATCACTGAGTGCAATGATTGAGGCGGCATGAACAGATGCCGCTCCAGTATCCGGCAACCAATCTGCCCGCAGGCCTGGAACGGATGGATTTACAGCCGTTTTTGATTTTGCTAAAGAGGGATTGGCTTGCTTTACTTCTGGGGTGATATCTTTATCCGCATCCGTATTTGCATTTACAGAAACTTCGCTGGTTTGAAATGGGGCCCAAGCAGGTCGGCCATCAATATGAATAAAACCAAGCACTGCGGCAAGCAATAAAAAACAAAGTGCTATTACACGACTCATCGACACGCATCCTTCACATTCAATACATCAGCGTTTGATGCTGGCGTTGCAATTAAGTATTCCATCACAAAAAGGTGTTCACCCACTTGCCCCATTAGCATGGCTTTTATTTCGTCATTGGAATGGCGGGCTCTCATCTCCATTCGTTGTCCAACAATCTGGCAAGATTCACAAATGGCTGGTAATGTCCCAACAGGCGTGTGCACAGCAACGATGGGGTAGGCTTTGGTGAGAACCTCGAGATTGCTCGCATCTTTAGCAAGGTAGCCATGAAGTTGTGCGCCCGGCAGAAGCAATCGATACTCCTCGTCTTTAGCTCGATAGTCACAGGGAATCCACACCTCTTTGCCCTGGACCTGTGCAATCGTCTGCGCAGAAAAACGACCCAATTGCCCCTCCAACGGACTAAGGCTGCTTGTTAAAGCGCAGTAGCTGAGAAAACATCCAATGAGCGCCAATGCTTTGGTTTGATTTTTTCTGAATAGTCCGATCACCACTAATACAAAAGCAATGATCATCAACCACCAATGGATGGGAAGATATGTCCAAGATCCCGCATCTCCCATGAGGTCTGACATTTTTAGATTAAAGGCAATCCAACTCAGGGCCGCCAAAATTATTCCCTGCAATACCAAGGCAATTCTAAATCCCCATAAGGGCAATTGCTCCCAATGTATAGCAATGAGCGCCGCAAATGCAGGCATCACCGGAAGTAAATAACGACCAGAACGTTGGCTTGGCAAACTAAAAACAATAAAGAATGCAGCGATCAGCAGCAAAAGCAATACTTCTTCAGCATTTAAAAAACGTCGTCCCTTCCAGCATTGTAGGAGCGTTAAAATCAAGACAAACGTCAAGAGTCCTGCATTTGCTAAAGAGGTTACGATCAACATCCAAATACTGTCGCCACCCCATACTAAGTCCAACAAATAGTTAGAACTGCGAGCAGCAAATTTGCCGGCGTTTTCGCCTAATACGAACTCTCTCCAAACCGCATCTGGCTGTGGATCTAGAACAAACCACAAACTGAAAACACCCAATGCCAGCAGAACGATCAGAATCAATTTGTACAGATCCCGAATGAGCGTTTGCGGGATGCTCCACTGGCGCAAATTCCAGTAATACAATCCCAGCGCTAACGATCCAGGAACAATATACGCAAAGGATTTTGCAAACAGCGCCAGACCAAAACAAAGGCCCGCAAACAGTGGAAAGAGAAATTTCGACTCAAAAGTGCTTTTACCCCAATGCAACAGAGCTAAAAATGGAGCTGTTAACCAGAATACTTCTGGAGGATCTGTTAAAAAGGGTCGCCCATAACGATATGTCGCAAAAAAAGAGAGCCAGACCAAGGCTGCTAATGCCCCCGTTTGCGATTTGCCACTAAAACGACGTACCGCCAAAAATAGTAAGAAAGCAGTCAAACCGGTATAGAGAACATTAGGCCAACGCAGGTTCGCTAAAGTCCATTCGTTTGCCCAACCGGTACTCACAATACCCTGCCAAAAAATCAAGGGTGGCTTGGTATTTTTAATGCCGTCCATCTCAGACTGGAGTGGCAGCCAATTGCCAGACTCAGCCGTCATGCGAACAATGTGCATATAGGGATACTCATCCCCGTTTTTAGGTGCAAAGCGGCTATCTAAACCATATAAATAGGAAAAGACCGCCAAAACTAGCGCCAAAAGTGCATACCGCAGAGTAAATGAGCCTCGCATGCCTATAGTTTATAGGCTCAGGAGGGCTGCCCCAGAAATACCCACTAAGTACGGTCTATACACTTTTTGTTATTTACTTAGCAGAAATCCATCTGAACCCGATAGTCCAGGCCAATACATTCTTGGTTAAGATACGGTAAGAAAAATCGTCAGACATGTTTTATGCCATTAACAACATCGGAGATCATTCCAATGCGAATCCTCCAACTGAAAACAGCCCTAGTACTAAGCAGTTTTCTGTCCGTTGCAATCCCACCAAATCTCACGCATGCTCAATCAACAGATGCGACCAAGCTCTATCATCGCGGCTTAGCAGCAACTTGCGCGAACTGTCATGGCTCCGATGGCAATGGAGTACTTAATGGCGGCATGCCACTGATCAACAATTTGACTAGCGAGCAAATTCTGGCGCAACTAAAGGCATTCAAATCAGGTGCTCGCGAAGGCACGATCATGCCGCAATTAGCCAAAGGCTATACAGATGAGCAACTCGAAATCATCGCCAATCAACTTGGCAAGAAATAATTAGGAGATCATGATGGATCGTCGACATTTTATTGGCCACAGCGCCGCTGCAATCGGTTTAGCTGCTGGCTTCTCTGGGCAAGCGCGCGCCAATCTTCAAAAAGCTGAAATTTTGGTGATAGGTGGAGGTTATGGCGGTGCAACTGCTGCCAAGTATTTGCGTCTTTTTTCAAACAATACCGCCAAGGTCACATTAATTGAGCCTAACGCATCTTTTATTTCCTGCCCACTATCAAATCTCGTAGTGGGAGGATCGCGAACATTGACGGAACTTACTAGTCCTTACGATAACCTCAGCAAACGCCATGGCATCAAAATTATTCAGGATAGCGTTACTAGTATTGATCCCGATAAAAAAACCGTGAAACTTGCTTCAGGCAAAACACTGCCATACGATAAGGTTGTAGTCTCTCCAGGAATCAGTTTGCTATTTAATAGCATTGATGGTTTAGCACAAGCCAACAAAGCCGGGGTGACATTGCAAGCATGGAAAGCCGGTCCCGAGACCGTTGCCCTCCACAAACAGCTTGCGGCGATTCGTGATGGTGGAACATATGCTATTAGCATTCCAGAAGCACCCTATCGCTGCCCTCCAGGCCCTTATGAGCGTGCCTGCCAAGTGGCGAGTTTCTTCAAACAAAACAAGCCTAAATCAAAAGTATTGATCTTGGATGCAAATCAAGATGCTGTCTCCAAAGGCGCGCTATTTAAAAAGGTTTGGGCGGAACAATACTCCGGAATAGTGGAATATTTACCAAAGCACAATGTCACCGCTGTAGATGCGAAGACTAAGACCATCAAATTTGAAGTCCAAGATGACATCAAGGCAGACGTACTCAATTTGCTACCCGCAATGAGTGCTGGTGATATTGCCGTGAAAACCGGCTTGGCAAATTCCAATGGGCGCTGGGTCAATGTCAATTACATCAACTTTAAATCCACCGCCCAAAAAGACATTCATGTATTAGGCGACGCTATTCAGGTAGCGCCACTAATGCCGAAATCGGGCCATATGGCAAATCAGCATGCTAAGGCTGCAGCAGCAGCCATTGTTGCGGAGCTTAGTGGCTGGGAAATAAATCCATCACCAGTACTCACCAATACTTGCTATAGCTTTGTGAACGCTAAAGAAGTTGTTCATGTGGCCAGCGTGCATCAGTACAACGTAACCGAGAAGACCTTTAAGACAGTTCCAGGCTCTGGCGGCGTTTCTCCCGGACCGTCCACACTGGAAGGAGTCTATGCCTGGGGATGGGCTCACAACATCTGGGCAGACACACTCGGTTGACGCAGATCAATACTTACAAAAAGGGGCTAACTAACCTCTTTTTTATTGCTTTACTAAGTGAGATACCTATACTGACCATATCCCGTCCGATTTTTGATCTACGTTGCC contains:
- a CDS encoding c-type cytochrome, with protein sequence MPLTTSEIIPMRILQLKTALVLSSFLSVAIPPNLTHAQSTDATKLYHRGLAATCANCHGSDGNGVLNGGMPLINNLTSEQILAQLKAFKSGAREGTIMPQLAKGYTDEQLEIIANQLGKK
- a CDS encoding ArnT family glycosyltransferase gives rise to the protein MRGSFTLRYALLALVLAVFSYLYGLDSRFAPKNGDEYPYMHIVRMTAESGNWLPLQSEMDGIKNTKPPLIFWQGIVSTGWANEWTLANLRWPNVLYTGLTAFLLFLAVRRFSGKSQTGALAALVWLSFFATYRYGRPFLTDPPEVFWLTAPFLALLHWGKSTFESKFLFPLFAGLCFGLALFAKSFAYIVPGSLALGLYYWNLRQWSIPQTLIRDLYKLILIVLLALGVFSLWFVLDPQPDAVWREFVLGENAGKFAARSSNYLLDLVWGGDSIWMLIVTSLANAGLLTFVLILTLLQCWKGRRFLNAEEVLLLLLIAAFFIVFSLPSQRSGRYLLPVMPAFAALIAIHWEQLPLWGFRIALVLQGIILAALSWIAFNLKMSDLMGDAGSWTYLPIHWWLMIIAFVLVVIGLFRKNQTKALALIGCFLSYCALTSSLSPLEGQLGRFSAQTIAQVQGKEVWIPCDYRAKDEEYRLLLPGAQLHGYLAKDASNLEVLTKAYPIVAVHTPVGTLPAICESCQIVGQRMEMRARHSNDEIKAMLMGQVGEHLFVMEYLIATPASNADVLNVKDACR
- a CDS encoding sialidase family protein; its protein translation is MSRVIALCFLLLAAVLGFIHIDGRPAWAPFQTSEVSVNANTDADKDITPEVKQANPSLAKSKTAVNPSVPGLRADWLPDTGAASVHAASIIALSDGNVRAFWFAGSREGAADVVINTAVYDTKSNAWAAPTVVIDRVSAENGLSRYIAKLGNPVPARMADGRLQLFFVTVSIGGWAGSSISTIISDDDGLTWGRPKRLITSPLINLSTLVKSPALTFVDGRLGLPAYHEWIGRFGEFLWIEGAQVMDKRRMSSGRGAIQPAVFVNGPQDATAYFRQTRSAGMPKQIPMGETQNAGQAWQPAADLEIANPNSAIATLKLQNSARILVLNNIEAGRHRLVLLMNHPQSNQWHVVETLENDEALPDQERKEFSYPYLISSNGHDAHLVYTWDRKKIRHIYFPSAWLKRTFGQLPQDQNAPDESAKESSK
- a CDS encoding NAD(P)/FAD-dependent oxidoreductase, yielding MDRRHFIGHSAAAIGLAAGFSGQARANLQKAEILVIGGGYGGATAAKYLRLFSNNTAKVTLIEPNASFISCPLSNLVVGGSRTLTELTSPYDNLSKRHGIKIIQDSVTSIDPDKKTVKLASGKTLPYDKVVVSPGISLLFNSIDGLAQANKAGVTLQAWKAGPETVALHKQLAAIRDGGTYAISIPEAPYRCPPGPYERACQVASFFKQNKPKSKVLILDANQDAVSKGALFKKVWAEQYSGIVEYLPKHNVTAVDAKTKTIKFEVQDDIKADVLNLLPAMSAGDIAVKTGLANSNGRWVNVNYINFKSTAQKDIHVLGDAIQVAPLMPKSGHMANQHAKAAAAAIVAELSGWEINPSPVLTNTCYSFVNAKEVVHVASVHQYNVTEKTFKTVPGSGGVSPGPSTLEGVYAWGWAHNIWADTLG